A window of Acropora muricata isolate sample 2 chromosome 3, ASM3666990v1, whole genome shotgun sequence contains these coding sequences:
- the LOC136910603 gene encoding uncharacterized protein isoform X2, whose translation MNSTFGQLVCLLHFALLLGSAGANQQFLLKKNTDGTYLLVPAPPNASKESTVDINSLPPITVEPSTSKEAPGVNSQSPLALDTPGSPPRAGSSNAKPTGATGPALSPASPTCPGAPQCNVKVSQNMMTLALKGKDGSSGAPGAKGPPGLPGPPGQVGPKGPNGDPGQCPPSPFQCSPGVLTTLEAKIAALEKMCKKMNYGGPKGGGGAAGGQNKPKCDPGKCKENPATSCQEIYTKDAGTVSGAYWVKGKAGPFQTHCEIEPMVARAWTLVARVPGSSNDFSPVSNTWASDSLINPETAPDTITTKAMKNAGWADLRSNVLRVCYDSPDKHCATFTHNRNMPLTELFNNQFGVVVDEKWDMARLLKAFGKNCDLERLTRQWCGLNTASVCHPQEINANLNPTNHIARIGCLGDLLATCGPNDFALGIGVTSCYDGYGCSKVGPMTPNLHYACVPSYGAFNQTSFLYVL comes from the exons ATGAACTCAACATTCGGGCAGCTTGTTTGTCTTCTTCATTTCGCGCTCCTTCTTGGATCTGCCGGGGCAAACCAACAGTTTTTGTTAAAGAAAAACACCGATGGTACGTATCTTCTCGTGCCAGCACCTCCCAATGCAAGTAAAGAATCAACGGTAGACATCAACAGTCTACCTCCTATAACAGTCGAACCCAGCACGTCCAAGGAAGCACCTGGAGTAAATTCACAATCTCCTCTTGCTTTGGACACACCCGGTAGTCCTCCAAGAGCTGGCAGCTCCAACGCAAAG cCCACAGGGGCGACGGGACCTGCTTTATCTCCAGCCTCGCCTACATGTCCTGGCGCTCCACAGTGCAACGTGAAAGTATCACAG aATATGATGACTCTTGCACTAAAGGGAAAAGATGGCTCGAGTGGGGCCCCTGGTGCAAAG GGTCCCCCAGGTCTTCCCGGACCTCCAGGACAGGTGGGGCCTAAG GGTCCGAACGGTGATCCAGGACAATGCCCTCCATCGCCG TTCCAGTGCTCTCCAGGAGTATTAACGACACTTGAGGCAAAAATAGCGGCACTGGAGAAAATGTGCAAG AAAATGAACTATGGCGGACCAAAAGGTGGTGGGGGTGCTGCTGGTGGACAAAATAAACCAAAGTGTGATCCCGGAAAATG TAAAGAAAACCCGGCAACTAGCTGCCAGGAAATATATACAAAGGATGCTGGCACTGTCAGTGGTGCTTACTGGGTGAAGGGCAAGGCAGGGCCTTTCCAG ACACACTGCGAGATAGAGCCAATGGTAGCTCGTGCTTGGACTCTTGTTGCTCGTGTGCCCGGAAGTTCCAATGATTTTTCTCCAGTCAGCAATACCTGGGCAAGTGACAGCCTTATTAACCCCGAAACAGCACCAGATACCATCACAACAAAAGCCATGAAAAACGCGGGATGGGCTGACTTGCGCAGTAACGTGCTCCGAGTTTGTTACGATAGCCCGGACAAACACTGTGCTACCTTTACCCATAACCGCAACATGCCACTCACAGAACTGTTTAATAATCAGTTTGGTGTCGTGGTGGACGAAAAATGGGACATGGCGAGACTTTTGAAAGCATTTGGAAAGAATTGCGACCTTGAGCGACTGACGAGACAATGGTGTGGGCTCAACACAGCCAGTGTGTGTCATCCGCAGGAAATCAATGCAAATCTCAATCCAACCAATCATATTGCACGGATTGGTTGCCTTGGTGATCTCTTGGCGACCTGTGGACCGAATGACTTCGCCCTCGGTATTGGCGTGACGAGTTGCTACGATGGCTACGGATGTTCCAAAGTCGGTCCAATGACACCGAACTTGCATTACGCATGCGTGCCTAGCTACGGCGCGTTTAACCAGACATCGTTTTTGTACGTCCTTTAG
- the LOC136910603 gene encoding uncharacterized protein isoform X1, producing MNSTFGQLVCLLHFALLLGSAGANQQFLLKKNTDGTYLLVPAPPNASKESTVDINSLPPITVEPSTSKEAPGVNSQSPLALDTPGSPPRAGSSNAKPTGATGPALSPASPTCPGAPQCNVKVSQNMMTLALKGKDGSSGAPGAKGPPGLPGPPGQVGPKGPNGDPGQCPPSPFQCSPGVLTTLEAKIAALEKMCKKMNYGGPKGGGGAAGGQNKPKCDPGKCKENPATSCQEIYTKDAGTVSGAYWVKGKAGPFQTHCEMIRVEPKGDILNPDKPATALGGWTLVARINGGSDEFSPVSENWANDKTFNDNTSPDTTQKTSMKNQGWSSLPCNKILVCLTGPTTSCASFTHNKNMSLTDLFKRQFGIVPTEQYTFATLLKAFGKSCDLSVLRQGWCGLNLANTCNPQKDNPNVIPVKTTHIARIGCIGDQQATCFPDDFAFGIGVSSCKDGYGCTAVGKSKNLHYRCNYVHGTLMETAFLYIQ from the exons ATGAACTCAACATTCGGGCAGCTTGTTTGTCTTCTTCATTTCGCGCTCCTTCTTGGATCTGCCGGGGCAAACCAACAGTTTTTGTTAAAGAAAAACACCGATGGTACGTATCTTCTCGTGCCAGCACCTCCCAATGCAAGTAAAGAATCAACGGTAGACATCAACAGTCTACCTCCTATAACAGTCGAACCCAGCACGTCCAAGGAAGCACCTGGAGTAAATTCACAATCTCCTCTTGCTTTGGACACACCCGGTAGTCCTCCAAGAGCTGGCAGCTCCAACGCAAAG cCCACAGGGGCGACGGGACCTGCTTTATCTCCAGCCTCGCCTACATGTCCTGGCGCTCCACAGTGCAACGTGAAAGTATCACAG aATATGATGACTCTTGCACTAAAGGGAAAAGATGGCTCGAGTGGGGCCCCTGGTGCAAAG GGTCCCCCAGGTCTTCCCGGACCTCCAGGACAGGTGGGGCCTAAG GGTCCGAACGGTGATCCAGGACAATGCCCTCCATCGCCG TTCCAGTGCTCTCCAGGAGTATTAACGACACTTGAGGCAAAAATAGCGGCACTGGAGAAAATGTGCAAG AAAATGAACTATGGCGGACCAAAAGGTGGTGGGGGTGCTGCTGGTGGACAAAATAAACCAAAGTGTGATCCCGGAAAATG TAAAGAAAACCCGGCAACTAGCTGCCAGGAAATATATACAAAGGATGCTGGCACTGTCAGTGGTGCTTACTGGGTGAAGGGCAAGGCAGGGCCTTTCCAG ACCCATTGTGAAATGATAAGAGTCGAGCCTAAAGGCGACATTCTCAACCCTGACAAGCCAGCTACGGCATTAGGGGGCTGGACACTAGTTGCCAGGATAAACGGAGGAAGTGACGAATTTTCACCCGTCAGCGAAAACTGGGCAAACGACAAAACCTTCAACGACAACACCTCACCCGACACCACGCAGAAAACATCTATGAAAAACCAGGGATGGTCGTCACTGCCTTGCAATAAGATTCTGGTTTGCTTAACGGGGCCGACTACCAGCTGTGCTTCATTTACGCACAACAAGAACATGTCTCTAACAGATCTGTTTAAGAGGCAGTTTGGCATTGTCCCGACGGAACAGTACACTTTCGCCACACTGCTGAAAGCGTTCGGAAAGAGCTGTGATCTGTCGGTTCTTCGGCAGGGATGGTGCGGTCTAAATTTGGCAAACACTTGTAATCCGCAAAAAGACAATCCCAATGTAATTCCTGTCAAAACCACTCATATTGCTCGCATTGGATGCATCGGTGACCAACAAGCCACGTGTTTCCCTGATGATTTCGCGTTTGGAATCGGCGTAAGCTCGTGCAAGGATGGTTACGGCTGCACTGCCGTCGGAAAGTCCAAGAATCTTCATTATCGTTGCAATTATGTTCATGGCACGTTGATGGAGACGGCTTTTCTTTACATCCAGTAA